In one Procambarus clarkii isolate CNS0578487 chromosome 29, FALCON_Pclarkii_2.0, whole genome shotgun sequence genomic region, the following are encoded:
- the mrj gene encoding dnaJ homolog subfamily B member 6-B isoform X1 — protein sequence MKPKYSTMVDYYKILEVSRNSSIAEIKKAYRRLALKWHPDKNPENQDDATKKFKEISEAYEVLSDEKKRKIYDQFGKEGLQTGSGPGPTRPRSSRSARHHYRFEEDFDYTFPTFTFRDPEEVFREFFGGDPFAELFNFDPFDPLGHNANRRRRQGRQRGGHQQGAAAHVSNQNSISNHFFSPFGPLFGPPMFSPFSGLEGIEGGGSFTSFSSHAFSTMGGPGVKRSSTSTKFVNGKKITTKKVSEGGQETVMTFENDVLKSKTVNGVPQALQY from the exons AAATATTCCACAATGGTGGACTACTACAAAATACTAGAGGTGAGCAGAAATTCTTCCATAGCAGAAATTAAGAAGGCTTACAGACGTTTGGCATTGAAGTGGCACCCTGACAAGAATCCTGAGAACCAGGATGATGCCACAAAAAAGTTCAAGGAAATATCGGAAGCATATGAGGTACTCAGTGACGAAAAGAAGAGAAAG ATTTATGACCAGTTTGGTAAAGAGGGGCTTCAAACGGGCAGTGGTCCTGGACCTACTAGGCCACGTTCTTCTCGATCTGCACGGCATCACTACAGATTCGAAGAGGACTTTGATTATACTTTCCCTACATTTACATTTAGAGATCCTGAAGAAGTGTTCCGTGAATTCTTTGGGGGAGATCCTTTTGCAGAATTGTTCAATTTTGATCCATTTGATCCACTTGGGCACAATGCAAATCGCCGTCGTCGACAAGGTAGACAGCGAGGCGGCCATCAGCAAGGAGCAGCAGCACATGTCAGTAACCAGAATTCCATCAGCAATCATTTCTTTTCTCCTTTTGGCCCACTGTTTGGTCCACCCATGTTCTCACCTTTCTCAGGTCTTGAAGGAATTGAAGGTGGTGGCAGCTTCACCTCTTTCTCTTCTCATGCATTTTCCACTATGGGAGGCCCTGGTGTGAAGCGTTCATCAACCTCAACTAAGTTTGTCAATGGGAAAAAAATTACAACCAAGAAGGTATCTGAAGGTGGCCAAGAAACAGTTATGACCTTTGAAAATGATGTTCTGAAATCCAAAACAGTCAATGGTGTACCACAAGCCTTACAGTATTAA
- the mrj gene encoding dnaJ homolog subfamily B member 6-B isoform X2, with product MVDYYKILEVSRNSSIAEIKKAYRRLALKWHPDKNPENQDDATKKFKEISEAYEVLSDEKKRKIYDQFGKEGLQTGSGPGPTRPRSSRSARHHYRFEEDFDYTFPTFTFRDPEEVFREFFGGDPFAELFNFDPFDPLGHNANRRRRQGRQRGGHQQGAAAHVSNQNSISNHFFSPFGPLFGPPMFSPFSGLEGIEGGGSFTSFSSHAFSTMGGPGVKRSSTSTKFVNGKKITTKKVSEGGQETVMTFENDVLKSKTVNGVPQALQY from the exons ATGGTGGACTACTACAAAATACTAGAGGTGAGCAGAAATTCTTCCATAGCAGAAATTAAGAAGGCTTACAGACGTTTGGCATTGAAGTGGCACCCTGACAAGAATCCTGAGAACCAGGATGATGCCACAAAAAAGTTCAAGGAAATATCGGAAGCATATGAGGTACTCAGTGACGAAAAGAAGAGAAAG ATTTATGACCAGTTTGGTAAAGAGGGGCTTCAAACGGGCAGTGGTCCTGGACCTACTAGGCCACGTTCTTCTCGATCTGCACGGCATCACTACAGATTCGAAGAGGACTTTGATTATACTTTCCCTACATTTACATTTAGAGATCCTGAAGAAGTGTTCCGTGAATTCTTTGGGGGAGATCCTTTTGCAGAATTGTTCAATTTTGATCCATTTGATCCACTTGGGCACAATGCAAATCGCCGTCGTCGACAAGGTAGACAGCGAGGCGGCCATCAGCAAGGAGCAGCAGCACATGTCAGTAACCAGAATTCCATCAGCAATCATTTCTTTTCTCCTTTTGGCCCACTGTTTGGTCCACCCATGTTCTCACCTTTCTCAGGTCTTGAAGGAATTGAAGGTGGTGGCAGCTTCACCTCTTTCTCTTCTCATGCATTTTCCACTATGGGAGGCCCTGGTGTGAAGCGTTCATCAACCTCAACTAAGTTTGTCAATGGGAAAAAAATTACAACCAAGAAGGTATCTGAAGGTGGCCAAGAAACAGTTATGACCTTTGAAAATGATGTTCTGAAATCCAAAACAGTCAATGGTGTACCACAAGCCTTACAGTATTAA